A DNA window from Pleuronectes platessa chromosome 19, fPlePla1.1, whole genome shotgun sequence contains the following coding sequences:
- the LOC128425135 gene encoding proteinase-activated receptor 3: MEVPYPNSSLLYVSLRPYNHSGGEETVYEQCKDMPAAIIWYLGLQFINMFLGIPTNLTVLWLIHKNKGDSSTSDIFILHLAILDVLFCLTPPLELANIVFITTSSTWYVLRFFYGMKDSSPLFLSCICLDRYMAVVHPITFTELKDRQHRAVLAMLVWLFILGYAAAKCVGNIPNFEKVFTAMILAAFAFMVYCNIAILWVLRQSGPGRDEMHPVKKRAFKMVLIIQAIIVFNYFPPVALFPFQDYFSADVFRCYIHYVAFGLMDFSSTIQPMLYLSKEKMPRSLNCCLTSTTHNLQV; the protein is encoded by the coding sequence ATGGAGGTTCCATACCCCAACTCCTCTTTGCTCTACGTCTCTCTCAGACCCTATAACCACAGCGGTGGGGAGGAGACAGTGTACGAGCAATGCAAAGACATGCCCGCCGCCATCATTTGGTACCTGGGCCTGCAGTTCATTAACATGTTCCTGGGCATCCCGACCAACCTCACGGTGCTGTGGCTCATCCACAAGAACAAGGGCGACTCCTCCACCTCGGACATCTTCATCCTTCACCTGGCAATTCTAGATGTGCTCTTCTGCCTCACCCCTCCTCTGGAGCTGGCCAACATAGTCTTcatcaccaccagcagcacctgGTACGTCCTGCGGTTCTTCTACGGCATGAAGGACTCCTCGCcgctcttcctctcctgcaTCTGCCTGGACCGCTACATGGCTGTGGTCCACCCCATCACCTTCACCGAGCTCAAGGACCGCCAGCACAGAGCGGTCCTGGCCATGCTGGTCTGGCTGTTCATCCTGGGCTACGCTGCCGCCAAGTGCGTGGGCAACATCCCCAACTTTGAGAAGGTCTTCACGGCGATGATCCTCGCCGCGTTCGCCTTCATGGTCTACTGCAACATTGCCATTCTCTGGGTGCTGCGGCAGTCTGGGCCCGGCAGAGACGAGATGCACCCAGTGAAGAAGAGGGCCTTCAAAATGGTCCTCATCATCCAGGCCATCATAGTGTTCAACTACTTCCCACCTGTGGCGCTGTTCCCCTTCCAGGACTACTTCTCTGCCGACGTGTTCCGCTGCTACATCCACTACGTGGCCTTCGGCCTGATGGACTTCAGCAGCACCATTCAGCCCATGCTCTACCTCTCCAAGGAAAAGATGCCACGGAGCCTCAACTGTTGTCTCACCAGCACGACTCACAACCTACAAGTCTAA
- the LOC128425134 gene encoding zinc finger protein 436 — protein sequence MATSGDLKVFLESSLNEIFRATVSDILDSVDRTLCEYQGTVRRIESENEGLKRLLFAHRSRERASKEQDVTDQPLEWTSYPIATTQGTFKMSICSSDKKSCRRKKQKDKMREIVSSDSFFLQANPEVEQPCVNTAEVSIDRTLVSVKEETGLEENCAIDLSQPSSLLNLTMRPLKDESTAVTCDSPEAYAPLLPPSGPEPDSRGSDCEVNVNMVPDSYMQDGPYIKTEEEEEEENGVLQYSDDESFSKQELTHVLQYYPESNADPEEASGQVAEPEAATHKEDDPPAVPADELVENRDNFLRCPSCPKTFSRAASLNVHIKTHSGEKVHSCSYCGKRFGRADLLKSHKRTHTGERPYCCNMCSKTYAHPSQLRIHKRIHTGEKPYCCSHCGKRFNEHNQLKVHLRTHTGERPYSCQECGKTFSNAGNLRIHERIHTGEKPYCCAQCGKRFNGLGDLKTHYRIHTGERPYSCELCKKTFSQAGHLTIHMRMHTGERPYSCSECGKKFTVASSLKLHQRTHTGEKEYSCSYCSKSFSRSGHLKRHELVHTKEKVFLCNQCGKSYTDQSSLKKHLKMHTTKEHKAQSEGSTSEAETNAVPPSASETHSDTDRNCSS from the exons ATGGCCACGTCCGGTGACCTGAAAGTGTTCCTGGAGTCCTCTCTGAACGAGATCttcagagccacagtgagcGACATCCTGGACTCAGTGGACCGGACGCTGTGCGAGTATCAGGGGACCGTACGGAGGATCGAGTCCGAGAACGAGGGCCTGAAGCGGCTGCTGTTTGCACACAGGAGCCGGGAGCGTGCGTCCAAAG agcaAGATGTCACCGATCAGCCCTTGGAGTGGACCAGTTATCCGATCGCTACGACCCAGGGCACGTTCAAGATGTCCATATGCAGCAGCGACaagaagagctgcaggaggaaaaagCAAAAAGACAAGATGAGGGAGATTGTGTCGTCTGACTCATTTTTTCTGCAGGCAAATCCTGAGGTAGAACAACCATGTGTCAACACAGCTGAGGTAAGTATAGACAGAACCTTGGTATCTGTGAAAGAAGAGACCGGCCTGGAGGAAAACTGCGCCATTGACCTCTCCCAGCCCTCGTCTCTTCTCAATCTGACAATGAGGCCCTTAAAAGACGAGAGCACAGCGGTCACTTGTGACAGTCCAGAGGCATATGCACCTCTGCTGCCACCTTCAGGCCCTGAACCAGACTCCAGAGGTAGTGACTGTGAAGTTAACGTCAACATGGTCCCTGACAGCTACATGCAGGATGGACCGTATATtaagacagaagaggaggaggaggaggagaatggggTTTTGCAGTACAGTGACGATGAGAGTTTCTCCAAGCAGGAGTTGACGCATGTGTTGCAATATTACCCCGAATCAAATGCAGACCCAGAGGAAGCGAGTGGTCAGGTGGCAGAGCCAGAGGCTGCGACGCATAAGGAGGACGACCCCCCCGCTGTTCCTGCAGACGAGCTTGTGGAAAACCGCGACAACTTCCTGCGCTGCCCCAGCTGTCCAAAAACATTCAGCCGCGCAGCCTCTCTCAATGTCCACATCAAGACTCACAGCGGCGAGAAGGTCCACAGCTGCAGCTACTGCGGTAAACGCTTTGGCCGCGCCGACCTCCTCAAATCCCACAAACGCACCCACACAGGAGAAAGACCCTACTGCTGCAACATGTGCAGCAAAACGTACGCCCACCCCAGTCAGCTCAGGATACACAAGCGCATACACACTGGAGAGAAACCGTATTGCTGCTCGCACTGTGGGAAGCGCTTTAACGAGCACAACCAGCTCAAGGTCCACTTGCGGACTCACACTGGGGAGAGGCCTTACAGCTGCCAGGAGTGCGGCAAAACATTCAGCAATGCGGGAAACCTGCGCATACACGAGAGGATCCACACAGGCGAGAAGCCGTACTGCTGTGCTCAGTGTGGGAAGAGGTTTAATGGCCTGGGTGACCTCAAAACGCATTACAGGATTCACACTGGAGAGAGGCCCTACAGCTGCGAGCTGTGTAAGAAGACCTTCAGCCAGGCGGGACACCTCACCATACACATGCGCATGCACACAGGAGAGAGACCATACAGCTGCAGTGAGTGCGGCAAGAAGTTCACGGTGGCCAgcagcctgaagctgcaccagagGACGCACACGGGAGAGAAGGAGTACAGCTGCTCCTACTGCAGCAAGAGCTTCAGCCGGTCGGGACACCTGAAGAGACACGAGCTGGTCCACACCAAAGAGAAGGTCTTCCTCTGCAACCAGTGTGGAAAGAGCTACACGGACCAGTCGTCCCTTAAGAAACACTTGAAGATGCACACGACCAAGGAGCATAAGGCTCAGAGCGAGGGAAGCACCAGCGAGGCTGAGACCAACGCCGTCCCACCTTCAGCCTCTGAGACGCATTCAGACACTGATAGAAACTGTAGCAGTTGA